The following proteins are encoded in a genomic region of Glycine max cultivar Williams 82 chromosome 18, Glycine_max_v4.0, whole genome shotgun sequence:
- the LOC102670551 gene encoding uncharacterized protein — protein MALTFHSFSIRDYTSKMRSVDVFKCWPFAASGLSRDEAESWLPPMSIPESRQWSDNLAGQRSNLACAGRGGERLNQPNGMISYESESEKEDKLVSGGCAKDKLVTGGCAKDLVLEEEEKVELVCPVCRDFKAATLTTVNAHIDDCLSRTVREERRWMRQSKPKAPKRRSISEIFEMKEDVEKEKPPEIESVLKRFVADEVSITVTKFRWLSERLAALRSNGISFDFVGGNSNSTDEEKESEMLCPVCRVFNTATVTTANAHIDDCLSMAMKKNELWLEPSLNNPKLKVSKKRSLAEILTVTPQINAVGDRKLTAEAGKEDENEENGEEFANFKRSTNNNVTKKKKLKKVITRKKNKVERRGFVILNDESKKINKRRKKLNKEFTAKKGDAYKRKMQNSVYSFREQGTVGNKKVKLDDIDASYVHEKKLGLKTLSEENKEEVKNWDSVGKQQKAASPIRGILKNHKHISESTSSGSNIQDGNEESHCDVQVLLSDNHVRFSAEDSVLGPEKRNSFDETGFSLSSDSLASSFGEKQFTGNEEGTLNLEENRNDNTAINTDMTQENRNEGTVNLEENRNDNTAINTDKTKEVCPMVENKQFSNTLGHVAVQKLLKPCSSEEKSKHLEEKSESLSNVTICDNNLDRFDRGNTTTVLVSPYGDFSRSLSEFQGGQTSGINTQACESEAFSCTGKFIDHLGGPTFQSTNANTRTYLEPSPSYSASCNEVNERPEFPLHTYKNNDNNGQALGGRSLSGTFSADRIGNSFLLPGWGKGSIRNNCMGLNFYGLPLNSHGELINFSSSGKVEMNKIETSCTLRGSLTDLAVNNVFHQNSQEYLSIGKRHVVQKTFQDRVNLFPHYSGSLGVRELHGRERADIYQHNSGWCSNHHVEPFDSELNLMRNPFIEQNQLEKMPNHKEYGMVSPRGSSGLLSPSSSQPTMRLMGKDVPIGRSSKEKQKIVGGVPWAEEKSRRHYSVDSARDNSLLGRCYMPDSASGSQSQRQTENVFQSVKIQSNQALQSTLLMKGPNSEFLNLRSNHHISQNGSLGFSRNASTNLHTISQAPTSCAIYNRPHEDLPEQFISGAKPQGFCFHSQVPSSPCNFNLSTLSSGELNDRKRHHCVTNSSFGFPFLHPIVEEQAKSSWSKSSYRSLPPWSLGSTHERPLGSSSSTSFPHNTWRNDSTIPFVNHSADVLYPPNSVTSHFPRKTILCPTSIARPHSPHASVPPIIEPPSAIDSGCRNIFKVTDSEI, from the exons ATGGCACTTACATTCCATAGCTTCTCCATAag GGACTATACTTCCAAGATGAGGTCCGTGGATGTTTTCAAATGCTGGCCATTCGCCGCCTCCGGACTCAGCCGCGACGAGGCTGAGTCCTGGCTTCCTCCAATGAGTATTCCAGAGTCACGGCAGTGGTCCGATAACCTTGCCGGACAGAGATCCAACCTCGCCTGTGCCGGCAGAGGGGGAGAAAGGTTGAATCAACCGAATGGGATGATTTCGTACGAGAGTGAATCGGAGAAAGAGGATAAGTTAGTTAGCGGTGGATGTGCCAAGGATAAGTTAGTTACGGGTGGATGTGCCAAGGATTTGGTGTTGGAGGAAGAGGAGAAGGTGGAGCTGGTTTGTCCCGTGTGCCGAGATTTCAAGGCTGCAACACTGACGACGGTGAATGCGCACATTGATGATTGCCTCTCGCGGACGGTGAGGGAGGAGCGGCGGTGGATGCGGCAGTCGAAACCGAAGGCGCCCAAAAGGCGCTCCATCTCAGAGATTTTCGAGATGAAAGAGGATGTTGAAAAGGAGAAGCCACCAGAGATTGAGTCAGTGTTGAAACGTTTTGTAGCCGATGAGGTTTCGATTACAGTCACGAAGTTTCGGTGGCTCTCGGAGCGGCTCGCGGCCTTGAGATCCAACGGAATTTCCTTCGATTTCGTGGGAGGAAACTCGAATTCCACTGATGAGGAGAAGGAATCGGAGATGCTTTGTCCTGTTTGTAGGGTTTTCAACACTGCAACGGTGACCACGGCGAACGCGCACATCGACGATTGTCTGTCAATGGCGATGAAGAAGAATGAGTTGTGGCTGGAACCAAGTTTGAATAATCCGAAGCTGAAAGTATCAAAGAAGCGCTCTCTCGCCGAAATTCTCACCGTCACGCCTCAAATCAACGCCGTTGGAGACCGCAAACTCACTGCGGAGGCTGGGAAAGAAGATGAAAACGAAGAGAATGGAGAAGAGTTTGCGAATTTCAAAAGGAGTACGAACAACAACGTgacgaagaagaaaaagttgaagaaGGTTATCACGAGGAAGAAAAACAAGGTGGAAAGGCGTGGCTTTGTGATTCTAAACGATGAAAGTAAGAAGATAaacaaaaggagaaagaagCTAAACAAGGAGTTCACTGCGAagaag GGAGATGCTTACAAGCGCAAGATGCAGAATTCAGTATATAGTTTCAGAGAGCAAGGCACTGTTGGGAATAAAAAGgtgaaacttgatgacattgATGCTTCTTATGTTCATGAAAAGAAATTGGGTTTAAAGACACTATCAGAAGAAAATAAGGAAGAAGTGAAAAACTGGGACTCAGTTGGAAAGCAACAAAAGGCAGCGTCTCCCATTCGCGGCATTCTTAAGAATCACAAACACATTTCTGAAAGTACTTCAAGTGGTAGTAATATTCAAGATGGTAACGAGGAAAGCCATTGTGATGTTCAAGTGTTATTATCAGACAATCATGTGAGATTTTCTGCTGAGGATTCCGTACTTGGTCCAGAAAAGAGAAACTCATTTGATGAAACTGGGTTCAGTTTGTCTTCAGATTCGCTGGCTTCTTCATTTGGAGAGAAGCAGTTCACTGGAAATGAGGAAGGAACTTTGAATTTGGAGGAAAACAGAAATGACAACACTGCCATTAATACAGATATGACACAGGAAAACAGAAATGAAGGAACTGTGAATTTGGAGGAAAACAGAAATGACAACACTGCCATTAACACAGATAAGACAAAGGAGGTTTGTCCTATGGTTGAAAATAAACAGTTTTCTAATACTCTAGGACATGTTGCGGTACAAAAATTGTTAAAGCCATGTTCCAGTGAAGAGAAATCAAAGCACTTAGAAGAGAAGTCTGAATCATTATCCAATGTGACGATTTGTGATAATAATTTAGACCGGTTCGATAGAGGCAACACAACTACAGTGCTTGTTTCTCCATATGGTGACTTTTCTAGATCTCTTTCAGAATTTCAAGGGGGGCAGACTTCTGGTATAAATACACAAGCGTGTGAATCTGAAGCTTTTAGTTGCACTGGAAAGTTCATTGATCATTTGGGAGGTCCAACTTTTCAGTCTACAAATGCAAACACAAGGACATATTTGGAGCCTTCGCCCTCTTATTCTGCTTCGTGTAACGAAGTAAATGAGAGACCTGAATTTCCATTGCACACGTATAAAAACAATGATAACAATGGCCAAGCTTTGGGTGGCAGATCATTGTCAGGCACGTTTTCTGCAGATAGGATTGGTAATTCGTTTCTCTTGCCTGGCTGGGGGAAAGGAAGTATAAGGAATAACTGCATGGGGCTGAACTTTTATGGTTTGCCACTCAATTCTCATGGTGAGCTAATCAACTTCAGTTCAAGTGGAAAAGTTGAGATGAACAAGATTGAGACATCATGTACATTAAGAGGTTCTTTAACCGACTTAGCTGTGAATAATGTTTTCCATCAAAATAGCCAGGAATATTTAAGCATCGGTAAGAGGCATGTTGTTCAGAAGACATTTCAAGATCGGGTAAATCTATTTCCTCACTATTCAGGCAGTTTAGGTGTTAGAGAGTTACATGGAAGGGAGAGAGCAGATATCTATCAGCATAATTCTGGTTGGTGTTCCAATCACCATGTCGAGCCATTTGATTCAGAGTTGAACCTCATGAGAAACCCTTTCATTGAACAGAATCAGCTTGAAAAGATGCCAAATCACAAGGAATATGGAATGGTTTCACCAAGAGGAAGCTCGGGTCTTCTTTCACCAAGTTCCAGCCAACCAACAATGAGGTTGATGGGTAAAGATGTTCCGATTGGTAGAAGCAGcaaagaaaagcaaaaaattGTTGGAGGAGTTCCTTGGGCTGAAGAGAAATCCAGAAGGCATTATTCTGTAGATTCTGCTCGGGACAATTCTTTGTTAGGAAGATGCTACATGCCAGATTCAGCATCTGGTTCGCAATCACAGAGACAAACTGAGAATGTGTTTCAATCAGTGAAAATTCAAAGCAATCAGGCATTACAAAGTACCTTGTTGATGAAAGGTCCAAACTCTGAATTTCTTAATCTGCGAAGTAATCATCATATATCTCAAAATGGAAGCCTTGGATTCAGCAGAAATGCTAGTACTAATTTGCATACTATTTCCCAAGCACCTACTTCCTGTGCAATATATAATAGGCCACATGAAGACTTGCCTGAGCAGTTTATATCTGGAGCGAAACCTCAAGGATTCTGCTTTCATTCTCAGGTACCATCTAGTCCTTGCAATTTCAATCTGTCTACTTTAAGCAGTGGTGAGCTGAATGACCGGAAGAGGCACCATTGTGTCACGAATTCGTCCTTTGGATTCCCCTTCTTGCACCCGATTGTTGAAGAACAGGCCAAATCATCCTGGAGCAAGAGTTCCTATAGAAGTTTGCCACCATGGTCCTTAGGCTCAACACATGAAAGGCCACTTGGAAGCTCTTCAAGTACAAGTTTTCCTCATAATACATGGAGAAATGATTCTACTATCCCATTTGTGAATCATTCGGCAGATGTTTTGTATCCTCCTAATTCTGTGACTTCTCACTTTCCCAGGAAGACCATTCTTTGCCCAACATCAATTGCTCGTCCTCATTCTCCACATGCTTCTGTTCCCCCCATTATAGAACCACCCTCTGCCATAGATAGTGGTTGTAGAAACATATTTAAGGTCACGGACAGTGAAATTTGA